From Pedobacter indicus, a single genomic window includes:
- a CDS encoding ThuA domain-containing protein, whose translation MQNRKPFLNFLVLTLVALLSFYSCGQKSVAKEENSEEKPLVVFVVGDHEYSSEETLPLMAAELEKNYGFRTIVLKSEPDHTSEENIPGLEALEEADLAVFYLRWRRLPEDQIKYIDDYLKSGRPVMGFRTSTHAFNYPEGHPLEKWNAFGEFALGAPGGWGVGGHRHYGNTSSTDVYVVPEQSEHPILKGLDPDFHVRSWLYHVLPDYPLKDATTLLMGKTTDKEAEDAVDNPVAWTWQTAAGGKVFTTTLGHPEDFDNENMQHLIINAVHWATDQPVPDQWAGKIEINVPYRVAH comes from the coding sequence ATGCAAAATCGAAAGCCTTTTCTCAATTTCCTGGTACTGACACTGGTTGCTCTGTTATCTTTTTATTCTTGTGGACAGAAATCAGTGGCAAAAGAAGAAAATAGTGAAGAAAAACCACTGGTAGTTTTTGTAGTAGGCGATCATGAATACAGCAGTGAAGAGACGCTGCCATTGATGGCCGCGGAATTGGAAAAGAATTATGGCTTTCGAACGATTGTCCTAAAATCAGAACCGGATCATACGTCGGAAGAAAATATTCCCGGACTGGAGGCCTTGGAGGAAGCTGACCTAGCAGTATTTTATCTGCGTTGGCGCCGATTACCAGAAGATCAGATCAAATACATCGATGATTATTTGAAATCCGGGCGACCGGTGATGGGCTTTCGGACAAGTACGCATGCCTTTAATTACCCGGAAGGACATCCGCTGGAAAAATGGAATGCCTTTGGTGAATTTGCATTGGGCGCCCCGGGCGGTTGGGGTGTGGGCGGCCATCGCCATTACGGAAACACCTCTTCTACGGACGTGTATGTGGTACCCGAGCAATCTGAACACCCGATTTTGAAGGGATTGGATCCTGATTTTCACGTACGCTCCTGGCTGTACCATGTGTTGCCGGATTATCCGCTGAAGGATGCGACGACGCTGTTAATGGGAAAAACGACTGACAAAGAAGCTGAAGACGCGGTTGACAATCCGGTGGCCTGGACCTGGCAAACAGCTGCGGGCGGGAAAGTGTTTACAACTACATTGGGGCACCCGGAAGATTTCGACAATGAAAATATGCAGCATCTGATTATCAATGCAGTCCACTGGGCAACAGACCAACCGGTTCCCGATCAATGGGCAGGGAAGATCGAAATAAACGTACCCTACCGAGTAGCTCACTAG